The Pandoraea vervacti DNA window GCGCCTCGGAGATGGCGCACGTCGATCGCATCATCCAGATCGGTCTGCGCGCGCAAGGCAGCGGCCGTCCGGCCGATCTCGCGGCAGCGCGCGAGTACGGCGCAGAGCTGGTGACCGCGTACGAACTGCACGACATCGGCATGGACGCCGTGCTCGATCGCATTCCCGACGGCGGCAATTACTACCTCACGATCGACGCGGACGGCCTCGATCCGTCGACGATGCCCGCCGTCGCGGGACCGGCGCCGGGCGGCGTGACCTTCGTGCAGGCGCGCAAGCTGATTCACGGTCTGGTACGCAAGGGCCGCGTCGTCGGCATGGACATCGTCGAGATTCAGCCGGAAAAGGACGATGTCAACCTCATCTCCTGCGTGACCGCGGGACGCCTCATTCTGAACCTGATCGGCGCGTCGATCCGCGCGGGATACTTCGATAAATGAGCACCGCACAACCCATCATCGATATCCGTGGCGTCGACAAGTGGTACGGCGCGCACCACGTGCTCAAGCAATGCTCCACGCACGTCGCCAAAGGCGAGATCGTGGTGGTGTGCGGGCCGTCCGGCTCGGGGAAGTCGACGCTGATCAAGACGGTCAATGCGCTGGAGCCGTTTCAGAAAGGCGACGTTGTGGTGGCGGGCACCTCGCTCACTGCGAAGTCGACCGATTTGCCGTCACTGCGCAGCAAGGTCGGCATGGTCTTCCAGCATTTCGAGCTGTTCCCGCATCTCGATCTCACGCGCAATCTCACGCTCGCCCAGCAAATCGTGCTGGGACGCGACGCCGATGCGGCGCGCTCCAAGGCGCGGGCGTTGCTGGATCGGGTCGGCCTGTCCGCGCACGCGCACAAGTACCCCGGGCAGCTATCGGGCGGGCAGCAGCAGCGTGTGGCCATCGCGCGTGCATTGTCGATGGACCCCATGGCGATGCTGTTCGACGAACCGACCTCGGCGCTCGATCCGGAGATGGTCAACGAAGTGCTCGACGTCATGGTCGAGCTCGCGCGTGAGGGCATGACGATGATGGTCGTCACGC harbors:
- a CDS encoding amino acid ABC transporter ATP-binding protein, coding for MIDIRGVDKWYGAHHVLKQCSTHVAKGEIVVVCGPSGSGKSTLIKTVNALEPFQKGDVVVAGTSLTAKSTDLPSLRSKVGMVFQHFELFPHLDLTRNLTLAQQIVLGRDADAARSKARALLDRVGLSAHAHKYPGQLSGGQQQRVAIARALSMDPMAMLFDEPTSALDPEMVNEVLDVMVELAREGMTMMVVTHEMGFARRVAHRVVFMEDGAIVEDSPTDAFFNEAASPAAKRFLSKILAH